TCCCAGTGGAGGGCAGGCACTGTGCAGGCCTGGCTGGAGGTTGTCATGGCGATGCCCATGTACATCCGCACCTGCTCAGAAAATGTCAAGAGTGGAAAGGTAGGATTAAACCACTGGACACACTTTGCATTTTACATCAATTATTGTGCACAAATGTGTAAATTACCAACCTGTCACATTTCAATCCTCCTTCATTTGTTTATAGGACACTTTGTGGCTTTGGTTGCAGTAAACTGTATCACATTTTGCAGGTTTTACTTGGGCTAACAGATGAAGACCTGGAGCTGGGTTTAGGTGTCAGCAGTTTAATGCATCGCCGGAAGCTCCGCCTGGCCATTGAGGATTACAGAGATGCTGAGAACGGTAGAGGGTGAGGAAGGGAAACAGAGTATTCTTGTAAAAACTTGTCACCTACATTATGTGGTAATGTAAGAAGGCTATCTGATGGTGATTTATAGtaacaacatttttaaaatgcagtGTGGGATCATCTTTTTTCAGTCATAATATGGACTTTATATAGAGAGATACATGTTGAGACATAACGCTCCAATAAAtgcaactgtttcactgttttgaaAGTTTCCCCCTTTGAGATTCAGATTAATGATACGGAGGTCACTTAAACTGTAAACTATGTGTCTGTTAGCACAGACACATAGCACAGACAGTGATCCGTCCAGAGTGTTTCCCTGTCTGTATGAACAGCAATATTAACTACCTGTGAATTCACCAAAATCACAaaagtatataaatattttCTCACTTACCATATATGTGTACACCATGCAGCTACTGTAGTTTGGGTTTTGAGTTCTGCAGCCtcaaagcattgaaaaaatgacatttgaaaAAATCTAAAGCATTGTGCCTTTCCAAAATCAGTGTCCCTGATACTCTGGAGTCTGGATAGTCTAAATTCACATCATCATTTTCATAAACCCAGGTTGAAATCTtcagtttgttttgtctgatcaACAGTCTAAAACTAACTAGATATTAATTTTAGTCATAAAGGACTACAAATAAAATTATGCAACTGACACATTTTTCTGTCTGTTAAGATTTTTATCTGATGATAGTGTTGGTGaaataacatttcactggagTTGTACCTTGTACAAGTTcaaattgatttattgattcattGAAAACTTACCACTAAAGTTATTATAATTCATCCTAAAAGTAACGTGAACATCTGAGCCAAAGAGACATTTCActctaaatctaaatgtcacAGAACAACAAGTGAAAACAGACATAGAATCTTTAGAAATATAAGGGTTCTATGTTTGTCAGGCTGTTTTGGACTTTTTCTGTCCCCTAGTGACCAaaaccacaaaacaaacaaaactcccACACGATTATTGCAGATTTAATGTCATTATGATGTTTGAGCAAAGGTCAGGGGATCCCTAAGTCAGTAGGAGTAAtcttctgggaaccatgaatgtatgTACAAAATTCCATGGCAAGCCATCCAATAGCTGTTTGGAAAAGGCTGGACCAAAGTGCTGGACTAACCAAGATGTAATACTGGTATGTTTTCATGGCTATATAACACAAAGAGCCTTTAACAACTTGTCTGTGTTCAGGCTGTCCAAGGCTGCAGATATGGACCACCACTGGGTGGCCAAGGCCTGGTTAAGTGACGTGGGCTTGCCTCAGTACTCGCAGGCCTTTCACAACCACTTGGTAGACGGGCGCCTGCTGAACTCCCTGACACGTCGTGACCTTGAACGTCACCTAAATATCACCAAGAAGTTCCACCAGGTCAGCTTGCTGCTGGGCATCGAACTGCTACACTTACTCAATTTCGACAAGGAGGTAAGTGAGATTCTGCACCGTGTTCAAAGGCAGAGGACGGCAGTGAATACACTTGGGTCTAACAGAACAGTTGAGTAAAAGGTGTTTGTTAAAATGCTTTCCAGGCACTGCAGGCTCGCCGGATACAGTGTGAGCACCAGAACGTGGATCCGTTGGTGTGGACCTCTCATCGGGTCATGAAATGGATCAAAGATATTGACCTGAAGGtggggacagagagaaagagaatgcAACTTTAAGAAATGTAAAACACTCAGTTCACAGGTCTTACTTCTGTGTAAACTATATGTTATCCTTTTTAAAGTCACAtcttaaaacaaaaactgaagcTACAGTCGTTGCAACAAAGCCAATATTTTGACTAAATATTAATAATCAAGAGATATTAATGTATTGGGAATTATAAGAACACTATCGGGTGGTATTGTAGATGATCGAGGCTCTTGTGTTTACTCAGTGCTCCTTATCTCCACAGAGTGATAGAAGGCCTTTGTTATTGTATTTGTAAGCTGCTAGTTGATTACAAAGCCTTTCAGATTTCTGTCTCTATGGCGATGCTGCAATATGAATACATCTCCAGTCAACATTGTCTACTGTCCTGGCATAAGACAACATGTTTCCATTATGAGGCATGACCACATTCAGGGTGTTTAGAGATAAGGCTGTCTGGACTGACATCCTGTTAATATCCTCAGGGAGCGTGACTTTATATTGATCAACAAATTAATCAATGTGTTCTTTTTCTCGGAGCAAATTTAACATCATTAATGAGAGGCTGTTAATATCAGTGCCTTTTCCTTTAGCCAGTAATGGGCACAGTATTACATGAGAGAATTTTAGATTTGATCTTATGAATGAAAATTAGTCATTCCTAGGCCGTCTTTCCACCCACATGTCCAGGAGTTTGCTGAAAGTCTTCTAAGCAGTGGAGTTCATGGCGCTGTCATGGTTCTTGACCCCACTTTTAACACTGACGCCATGGCAACAGCACTGGGGATTCCTAGCAACAAGCACATGGTTCGCCGACACCTTGTTGAGGAGATGAAAAACCTGATTGGCCCGGCCAGGTGAGACAGAGCCCACTATAGAACCACTTACTGTAGCCTCTGTTTATATGTAACTAAATTAGATAAGAGATTCCCTAACCTGAAAGGGACAATCCCTGATGATACATGCTGTATATGTCTGTAAATGTTGCACAAAGGTGTATTCTAGTATcttttaaatgcttttaaatTTTTGGCTGTCCCCAACAATCTGCTCCTTCCCATGTTCCCTTGCAGAACGGATGCCAAGCAGGAATTTGAGCGTCTTGACCCGGGAACCCCACCAACCCCCCTTCGCCAGAACTCCCTGGGCCGTCCGCCCAGCTCTGCCAGCCGACACACTGATGACGAAGGCTCGCTGAGGAGGAGGGCTGtcaaggtggggggggggggggggggggggaatactCTTCTTGAAACTTTCATGAGTTGTTTCTCTCAATTTCAGCCTGTGTTTTGATATAATAATCAAAATCAGGCTCTGTCACTTCCTTGTAGTGCAGAAGAAATGGAGCTCAGTGTTAACAAATTACAAGACATTAGAAGAATGTTACATAATAGGGATTTGACACAGCAGGTGTACAACATTAATGAGATCGGTGCAGACAAGACAATCTGTATGGCAGCAGGCTGAATACAAAATAGACACAAACTACAACTAGGCTGATGAAATAGAAAACTGTGCTTTAATTACACAGAGAATATTTCCTCCATGAGACATCTTGCCATCAGTAGCACCAAGTAAACAGGGCCTCAAGGCTCAAGCCGACACGCGTTGGTATATTTTTAATGTCTTGCCCTATTTatttagcctggctccgccctcctacgtacttcgctcaattttcattttccttctgtACTCaatctgggtttgcggtatagacttgggttttctccgaccaaatatttaccggtccaatcagcgaacagagggagtggatGAGAACGATTACGTTGAGGTCGTGATGTGTGCTAGTTTGAGTTATAATTCTAGTAGTAGGCTActagagtggctctgggcagatccaatagttttaaacttcaacagagtacccaccttcaaggaagttaacactaaggagagaggccagactctctgtacaaatgaaatgtacgagagtctggtaggaccaggctactatttattaaaggcctttttataactttttgtaAGCAACCTTGAGTGCCTGgacatgattttttatgactttcttggtcatcatttttctttttctaaataGGGCCTTGTTCGAGAGTATTTGTAGtagaaataaatgtgtgtttctgtttcagcCTCCAACAGGCTTCAGCCCCAAAGCCCGCAATGGGCGAGACTTGAGTTGCCACAGCAGCTATGGCTCCCTGCCTCGGGAGGGTCGAGACCAGACTCCGCCCAGAGCCGAGGGAAGCCCGATCCACAGTTACACCAGCATTGAGGTCACCAACGTGTGAGGTCATCAGAGTGTGAcgaaacactagctgtcagctTCATCACAACTAAATCTACATCATGGACATAGTGTCATGTGCACCTGAACATGGGatggttattttttctaaagATGAGAATTTAGAGGATAGATTGCACTTTTAAAACGCGACAGGATTCTTTTTTACAAGTTTCCTGGTTTAAGAAAACATTTCATTGTGAGCAGGtgatattttgatgtttttgaggGCAGTTATTTCCCTTCCACAGCGCCAGAATCAAGAGATGAAGGACTCTAGCTAAATGATTATTTTTCTATTACTTTGTGTGTAAATGGTTCTTTGTGAATCAGGATGCAACTtggcaatttgtttttgttgactGGTTACTGTTTTTCCGAggaaaattaaatttaaaaaaaaaagaatggtttGCATAATACAGGGTACATgatgacaaaatgaaaaaatctTTCATATCAGTGTAAACTGTTCTTGTTTCATTCAACTCTGCTGTTTGTGATGCCTTGTTAATGTAACTGAGGACAGTGGACAAAAAAAAGACTTGAATTGAATTTTAAATTCTCAAGTTTATGTTTGATAGTCATTTTTCATcttacacatttacacagttGTGTCTAAACAAATGTAGCACCCTCATTTGATGTTTTATACTGTGCAGTAAACATGGTAAAATATTTGAACAATGCCAACAAAAGATGACCCCAGAGTTGTATGTCGATAGAAGCCTCAGGGCTGAAAGGTGTGAGGATGCATAAATGTGAAAATGAGAGTTCCTTAAATGAAATAAAGATAACATCTCAAATCTGATAGACGTGTTGCGCCCATCTTTAgcataaaaataaagataaatttactacatgtaatgtgaaagggatTGCGCACAATTAGAAACTTACAAAGATTCATCGACCAACACTGCAGTTGCTCTATGCAACTGCTCTATGCACATTTTTAGCCTTTTTtagtttgttgttttggttttacactaTTTAATGTTACAGATCTCAACAACcctgttttcaacaacaaaaatcccAGCCTGTCTTGCACCAAACAACAAAGTTTGCAACTAGCTggtaaagatatatatatatatatatatatatacatcgaGCAGCTAAAAAGACAGGTATGTTTCTCAGGAGTTGATGGAGACCAAACCAGAGCaagaaagagagtgaatatttgaCTTAAATCCATTAGGCGGtcaaaaacaacagcaacaagtGAAAACGGACATAGCAGCTttataaatacaaacaaaacaaacaaaactcccACATGATTATTGCAGCTTTAAAGATCAACATACAACTGATTAGTTTGTAAACAGTGAGAAGAAAGTTAATTGGTTAGACTGGTGAATGCAATTTGTGAATGAGCTTCTGAGAAAGAGGAAATCATAAAAACACTGTAGATGTTTGCATAAAGGACGACAGCAGGTCGTGGGAATGTAAAAATCCACCGTCAGAAGAATTAAAGAGTAAATGTGAGAGAAACAGTCCTCCTTATTGAGCTCATTTGCATAAGGAAGTGTGTGGTTCACTTCCTCCACTGTAATGCAAATGAGGGGTCCATTCTAAACTCAGTGGTTACCGCAGTGTGATAATACTGACTCTGTACACTTGATCGATTACTTGACAGTATTTTGGTGGGTCACTCCAGTAATCTCGTATCTCTCTGCTCCCTCTCTGGCATGTTAATTCATGTCTCTGTTTAGACCTCCACGCAATACAACAtggtgcaacttcctcttcTTACTCACAGTAAATCGATCATTGTGGCAAGCTAAGGATGACACAGCACCAAGCTAGAGAGCCAGCTACGCTACCTCACTTAAAACCTTTTCTAGTAATCCACCCACAGTTTGGAAAAAATCTGGCAATTGATTATATGATGCCCATTTGTACTCTGAGATTTCAGAGGTATGACGAGGGAAGATTTGCAGGTGAGTTCCACTCTACTCATTAGGGAAATTCAGTGGGGACATGTAATTACATGCTCATGTAGCAGCCATAAAACCAAGCTCAATGATTACACGTCAGTGTATGAGAAGGAGCTTTCAAATTGGATTGCACAATAATAGTTATTTTATTTGAGttatttatgattttatttGTAGGGAAAGGTACACTGCATTGAATTATTTAATGCCACATTTATAAGTGAATTTGCTTACACTTAAGGCTATGAGGCCATGTATATCAAGCTTTTACGTTTACTTAATTTACTGACAGGCTGACAGTGATTGGACtgatagctgtgtgtgtgtgtgtgtgtgtgtgtgtgtgtgtgtgtgtgtgtgtgtgtgtgtgtgtgtgtgtgtgtgtgtcataagcTTAGGAGGAAGAAAACCTCCCCAGACCCTAAAACAACAGAGTCACTCAAAGGAAACAATACAGTGGTTACAGAGGCCAACagagttttttgtcatttacgTAAACTAGTCCAGTCCTCATTCTAGCAGGCCGATATATAAGAGGACTCTGGGACAAGAAAGTGGTGCCAAGTGGAGcccattttttacttttgtcttggGTAACTCTCTTCTAACATGTAAACTAGATAGATACAAGTACAAACACAGAGACGTCTGTGCTCTGTAAATGTGTCATGTGAATGTTATGAGGGTATGTCCTTGTGGTTGGTTCTGTCCAAAGGGCTAAAAAGGAGTGACAGTAGTATAGGTTGTAAATTTACAAAGAGGAAGCTAAAATCTGCTCGCATAAGCCTGATATGAAACTCTTTGACTTGTCAGTGTTTACTGCATGGGGAAGGATTAAGTACACACTGAGTCAGTGGCTTATTTGTTATTCATGGTATAAGACAGAAGGTCACTAATTAATCATGGACATCAAAAACTTTTCCACCATTTTGTGGTGAGATTTGACTCAGAAGATATTTATGCCGATCTGTCTAACTGTGGTGAACACCACAATAGCAAGTAGAGAGAAAATGACTGTTAGATTACATTCAAGTGATCTCCACCATGTGTTTTCTCAAGATCTTTTTTAACCCTTTCAATGACCCCTGCTGGCCCTCAGACCTCACTTTGAGAATCATTTGGTGTACAGCAGTTGGACTCAGAATGAAGCCTGGCAATAAACAAAATGATTAATCAGTCTGATTGTATAGTTGtcacacacaataaacacattttcatttaagTAAGTtccacaacaaaaatatttcacTCTGGGGTTTTCATTCAGTTTGTTACATTCCTCTGTTCATATCCAAAATACATGTAACCCTTCAAAATAGATGATTTCTCCAGGTCTTTGATGACTACATCATGTGTCATCATTGAAAACAGGGCATCTTGTCTTCTAGtggcagtggtggaatataaCTGAGTACATtgactcaagtactgtaaagtGGACATAGcatgaaaaactcacttttcccaacatggcatcatgactttgcgtaaacatagacgccactttcctaaagccaaatggcgtgttatctccAGTGCTTGTGCACATACTATTGGGTATCTGGAGTGCCTACCAACCCACAAACGGTGAAAAGAGACAACCCAGTCAATTCTTTGTGGGCTGCCTAGATCAAAAATCATGGGATTCATTCAGATTTGGAACCCCTTCCTATGTCACATGCAGGCTCATTAGAATATACCGCCCCAATCTGAGTATCTCCACCTACAGCTTGAGAACTACCTTTGCAAAAGTGCAACATATGTTTCTtgcaagccaatcagagcagactgggctttttaggaggggggcttaaagagacaggcgctaaaacggagcatTTCTGACAGAAGGTGAATacgttcagacagacagtatgaaataaataaaaacttttacTCTTCTTGAGTATTTCCACTACATGCtattttatacttctactcaacTACATTTTGGAAGCagatattgtacttttactccactaaatttatttgacagcttagttactttgcagattttaaaaatgaatacaaaaatcAACTAATAAATGATGATGAATTATTGTAGGTTAAGCTACCCAtcagtatataaagtaattcCAATTAGCCCCTCCTTTagttgcaacattaaagtggctTGTATATTTATCTATCAATAATTCTAATCCAGTGATATAGGCTAATATGTATTATACCAAAATgtgccattctgcataatgagtacttttggtacttacttgtaacagtgtatttttttacactgTAGTATTGCTTCTTTTACttaagatctgagtacttcttccaccactgtttagCAGGGACACCAAATCATGTAACtaacataaaacacaacacacaactgACTCCATACTGCATACAATACACCAATTCTAACTGTGTTTTGAGTGTCTTTATTGTTATCCCACCAGAAGAAACGTTCAACAGTCCTTTTTTTTCCAGGGGACATTTTGGCTAAATAAAATAAGGTATAATTAATGacggctgaattccatttagctgcttcagtgcATGCTGGCTCATCACGTCATGGCTTAATGGgcacttgaatagaacagagccatgTTAATGtaattagtaacacctgtgctttcccTGCAAgtcaaatgtctgctgtgagaaagGGCCCATGGTGGTAGTCATGGACATTGTTACCTGTGTTGAGTTTAAAAGCAGTTGTTGATTTTCATTTAGATCCAATTTAATGTTAATCTATTATTCATTTGTAATTGAAAACTGTATTCTCCACATGTTGACTTGTATGCTCCTTGCAgacaaatgttacatttttgcATGTTCAGCTGACTGTGCTCTGACTAAAGCCTCTTTAGGGTACACTATCTTAGCATTTACTCTAATTGGAAATTAATAGCTACTGTTTCTAATTTGCATACAATTAGCGTGAAATGACATTATTTACAGCAAGGTCCCTCGGATATTTTTAGGCACTCTTTTCTTTTATCGTCATAAGATATTATAACTAACTATTACTGTTGTGTATTTTCCCGGCAGTTtacactgcagcacaaataaaGGGACCGGtacaaaaaagtgaaatttaCTGCAAATCATCTAGCGTTTTTAAAGGTTAAATACTAGCTTGTGTCTACAGATGCTGAAGATTGAAGACAATTGGACTATAGCCAAATACGCAGaggtaaaataacaaaaatatttcCCGACATTATTCATCTATCGACAAGCCCGAgagtgaaagggttaatgaaACTGGAAGTGCAGCAATGAGCCCCCTCcctgcgctctctctctctctctgtctgggcGCATCCGTCTCAGAAGCAGAGTTCCTACTAACCCTTGATAATTTAATTTGCTATTTATCACCAAATTATGCCACATACTCATCCTGTCTGTGTCGGCAGAGTTTGAAAACAAATGTCACACTTTCCAGCTTGGAGAAGAAGAAGCGAAGACTAGCATATCAAAACAATGGAAAGGtgagtgcaaaaaaaaacaaaacatttcagcGATATTTATTTGTATCGCTGAAATGTTACTAAAAGTAAATGCAGTAGCCGAAGTTCTTTAAGGTTCTGGAAAGTTTTTGTTGCGCTGCGTTACGTATCCTGCTGTGGTCAACGTAAGCAACCCGCCCAGTATTGTTTCAGTCCAACGGGCATTGCACGGTATGTGTTAGCGAAACAACGGTGAAATAAAAATACGTTTACTATGAGATTGTATTGCTCAAACAGGGTCGACCCTTACACTTAAACAGCCATGTATTATCGTTATATCAAAATTTGACCCAAGCGATGCTggttaatacaataatacaagaCTACTTTAGAGGTAGCCTAAATATTTGGCTCCAGGGCTATTTCTGACAAGATCACACACCTATGACGTACAGAGCCTTATGGAAAGAAGGTTTTTATGAGAACGTCAATGTCTTACTTATTTACTGTAAAACCTGACGTGGTGGAATATAACCTTAGGGCTGGACTGTAGTATGTGACATCTTAAACGTGCCTCTGGATTGCACAACAGGCTTTTGAGTGATAGCAGgaccgtttgtgtgtgtgtccagctgCAATGACACGCATAACTCGGTCTCATGCCATGCATTCTTGAGGGTATTGCTAAATGTGAGCTGGGGTTTTCCTACTTTAGACTGTTTCGCCCTCATTCCCAGCAGGTTTGGGCATGTTTGCAGAGTAGCCTACTTTGTGGGTGCATTATTAAATGGTCACAAGTTGATTCCTTGGACTTTTGTCTGAGTTTAGTTACAGTTCCCAGCAGTCTTCATCTACTCTCAGATCTAGTAAAGATAGTAGTAACACTGCAGGATGGCCTTGTGATCAATGGCATGTTCTAAGTATGCAGTGTGCAACTATGCATGCTCATTGCATTTCAGAGAATAATTTTACTACTTAACTGTGTGTGCAACAGTTAAATGAATGCTAAACtaatattttttcctttttattgttTGGTTTTGAATTTGCACGAAAGCACATAATGATCAATACAATAGATTTAAAATATGGAAAGAGAAAGTAACATAGCAAACCTTTATATTTCATAGCCAATGTTATTTTCTACAGTGGCCATGGCTGTCTTTATCTACCCTTGTGTTGTGTTGACATTGGCTAACTAGTGACTTTGAAATGCATGTCTGCTGTAAATTTTTTACCATGCAACACACCCATTCCCAGAAGCCTCGACATAGGTGTTTTTAGTTCTGTGAaatgttttatgtcattttcaCTAAAATGGGTTGGTTCTCTCATAAAGAACAAATTTCTCAGCGGCAGTGACATTGTTTTCTCCATTTCTTAACAGGTTAGCTCTGACTGGTGAGAGCCATACCAATTCAGATACCATAAGGGAGTAAGGAGGCTTATTTGTGTCTTTTCAgtatgagtgttttttttacagacagGTTACATTCTGTGGTATGTTGCTCAGTTTGTGCCCGACCTCACATATCTTTCTCTCTACAGTTGTTGACCTCACTGGAGCTGGTCTGACTGAAGGGTTCGGGATTGACAAGATGCgttccagttccagtgtggaTGGACCGCCAAGCGCCATTGGTAGAGGAGGCActggcagcaacaacaacaacaacaacaaccacaacagcagcagcagcagcagtgaaaaCAGTGGAAATTCAGGTTCCCAGTATGCGCTATGTGCTCTGGGGGTTGGGCTTGTTGCCCTCGGCATAGTGATGATTGTGTGGAGCGTGGTACCTGCAGACGGGGCCGGTAATAGCAGCAGCAGTTCAGGAGGAGATGGTGATACTAGTGGCAGGAAACATAAAGCGTCTTCTGTGGCCTTTGTCTTGGCGGGGTCTGGGGTGgtcatgctgctgctgtcatTGTGTCTGGGAATGAGGAACAAACAGCGAGAGCAGCAGAGGCTCCAACAGGCCCAGGACCACAGAGTAGTGGCAGCGAGGGAGCAGGAGGAAAGAGAAACGTGAGTCCAATTGTAGCTTTCTAGCTAAACAACATCCACAATCCACACACAATACATGATGCCGAACAGCAGCCTTATTTTTAATTCAATAAGCTAACAAATTGATATtacatacagtgctgctcataagtattcatacccatgctaaagttgactaaaaagaggaataaaaaaatcatcttttggaaattgatcttaatgcctttaattaaaaaaaatgaggacaaatccgaccttttaaggacaccaattttttttgtgaatgaataatgtattgtaaataaataaatgttcttccttaaaatacaggggccataattatacatacccctatgttaaattcccatagaggaaggcagatttttatttttaaaggccagttatttcatgaatccaggatactatgcatcctgataaagttcccttggcctttggaattaaaatagccccacatcatcacatccccttcaccatacctagagattggcatgattttatttcagttagcctaatagctaactgagataagatccatatcaatgcacaTCAAAccatgggaatttaacataggggtatgtataattatggcccctgtattttaaggaagaacatttatttatttacaatacattatttattcacaaaaaattggtgtccttaaaaggctggatttttcctcatttttttaattaaggcattaagatcaatttccaaaagatgattttttttattcctctttttagtcaactttagcatgggtatgaatacttatgagcagcactgtatatacatCCATGTTTGCttagttttttatttactgACATCATAGTTAGTCAAGTCCATGCTGTTGGGTGGCAAGCTTTCAAGTCCTGAATATTTCTCATCATAGGAAGTGATTAAACCGGCAATACActatacattttacttaaagCATTtgagaataataatatattgaTTATATATCATTCCCTCTTATTAGCTTCAGTACAGGAACTGACACACATAATGAGTACACATAATGATTTGTGTCATTCATGTCTATATGTTTCTATAAATGTCTGCAGTGCTGAGGAACAAGCCCACCGTTATGCTGTACCCAGCTATGAAGAGGTAGTAGGCAGTGGCCAGTACCCTGTCCGTCAGAGCAACCCTCGCCCAAGCACCTCCCAGCTACCTTCCTATGATGACCTTATCCAAGTTGATGGTGTACAGTATGAATTCGAAGGGTCAGAGGCCACAACTACCGGATCACAGACTGCTCCGGCTTCCATTGCttc
The genomic region above belongs to Sander lucioperca isolate FBNREF2018 chromosome 12, SLUC_FBN_1.2, whole genome shotgun sequence and contains:
- the tmem51a gene encoding transmembrane protein 51a isoform X2, with product MRSSSSVDGPPSAIGRGGTGSNNNNNNNHNSSSSSSENSGNSGSQYALCALGVGLVALGIVMIVWSVVPADGAGNSSSSSGGDGDTSGRKHKASSVAFVLAGSGVVMLLLSLCLGMRNKQREQQRLQQAQDHRVVAAREQEERETAEEQAHRYAVPSYEEVVGSGQYPVRQSNPRPSTSQLPSYDDLIQVDGVQYEFEGSEATTTGSQTAPASIASAAAASTSNRRAGKNSRKLLPIKIRRIKSEKLHMKNIDNAQPPPGFSIEPLTPPPQYEDKGPPL
- the tmem51a gene encoding transmembrane protein 51a isoform X1; translated protein: MERLALTVVDLTGAGLTEGFGIDKMRSSSSVDGPPSAIGRGGTGSNNNNNNNHNSSSSSSENSGNSGSQYALCALGVGLVALGIVMIVWSVVPADGAGNSSSSSGGDGDTSGRKHKASSVAFVLAGSGVVMLLLSLCLGMRNKQREQQRLQQAQDHRVVAAREQEERETAEEQAHRYAVPSYEEVVGSGQYPVRQSNPRPSTSQLPSYDDLIQVDGVQYEFEGSEATTTGSQTAPASIASAAAASTSNRRAGKNSRKLLPIKIRRIKSEKLHMKNIDNAQPPPGFSIEPLTPPPQYEDKGPPL
- the LOC116040643 gene encoding kazrin-A-like, which codes for MDHHWVAKAWLSDVGLPQYSQAFHNHLVDGRLLNSLTRRDLERHLNITKKFHQVSLLLGIELLHLLNFDKEALQARRIQCEHQNVDPLVWTSHRVMKWIKDIDLKEFAESLLSSGVHGAVMVLDPTFNTDAMATALGIPSNKHMVRRHLVEEMKNLIGPARTDAKQEFERLDPGTPPTPLRQNSLGRPPSSASRHTDDEGSLRRRAVKPPTGFSPKARNGRDLSCHSSYGSLPREGRDQTPPRAEGSPIHSYTSIEVTNV